The proteins below come from a single Acidobacteriota bacterium genomic window:
- a CDS encoding DUF4384 domain-containing protein yields MSKQFRHLQFAIAIAAILTLCAFTAMAQSQGDTERRFWPPNYRPATTQAKSTKPASRPAYKRTSPALEKGAITTAAERNSVVGITVWRLKPYEDVAASKPKEDIARILVTRKGKKSDFAAERVEASTAFTKGQMLRLSIEVPRTGYIYVLDREQYEDGSVSNPYLVYPLNPVQDDNKVAAGRVIEIPNGGDEPFFEVEPLKQDNPKRQTAEMLTVLVTPTPLEGLPKATRDDEGNYQPIELPPTEVEKWERLWGTKVEQLELEGGAGQSYTRSEQAAGSNKKGRLSSDDPPPQTLFRVAAKPGKPLLVKLPLKIAK; encoded by the coding sequence ATGAGCAAACAATTCAGGCATCTTCAATTCGCAATTGCCATTGCGGCGATTCTCACGCTCTGCGCTTTCACCGCGATGGCTCAAAGCCAGGGCGATACGGAACGCCGTTTCTGGCCGCCGAACTATCGCCCGGCGACGACGCAGGCAAAATCCACAAAACCTGCTTCACGACCGGCGTACAAACGGACTTCGCCGGCGTTGGAAAAGGGCGCAATCACAACCGCAGCCGAACGCAACTCCGTCGTCGGCATCACCGTCTGGCGCTTGAAACCGTATGAAGATGTCGCCGCCTCCAAGCCCAAAGAAGACATCGCACGCATTCTGGTGACGCGCAAAGGCAAGAAATCCGATTTCGCCGCCGAACGCGTCGAAGCTTCGACGGCGTTCACCAAAGGCCAAATGCTGCGGCTGAGCATTGAAGTTCCCCGCACCGGTTACATTTACGTGCTTGACCGCGAACAATACGAAGACGGTTCGGTCAGCAATCCGTATCTGGTGTACCCGCTCAATCCCGTTCAGGATGACAACAAAGTCGCCGCCGGTCGCGTGATCGAAATTCCCAACGGCGGCGATGAGCCATTTTTTGAAGTCGAACCGCTGAAACAGGACAACCCCAAACGCCAGACGGCTGAAATGCTGACCGTGTTGGTGACGCCAACTCCGCTGGAAGGTTTGCCTAAAGCCACACGCGACGATGAAGGAAATTACCAGCCCATCGAACTCCCCCCCACCGAAGTGGAAAAATGGGAGCGTTTATGGGGCACGAAAGTCGAACAACTGGAATTGGAAGGCGGCGCTGGACAGAGCTACACGCGGTCTGAACAAGCCGCCGGAAGCAACAAGAAAGGTCGCCTGAGCTCCGACGATCCGCCGCCGCAAACGCTTTTCCGCGTCGCGGCAAAACCAGGCAAACCGCTGTTGGTCAAATTGCCACTGAAGATTGCGAAGTAA